The genomic interval AAAGAAAGGGTTTCATCTTGGAGAAGACAAAAGGCAGAGATTATATCTAATCTAATAAATAACAAGATGGTAGATGAAGAGACAGGTGCTATTCTCATCTGGGGTGACCCTTCACTATATGATGGGCATATAGAGATAATGAATTACATCTTAAAAAGAGATATGGCTAAATTTCAATATGATGTGATTCCGGGAATAACAAGTATGCAAGTGTTGACAGCAAAACACAAGATACCACTTAATTACATTGCTGAAAGCATTCAAATAACTACAGGCAGAAGACTAAAAGAATCTCAGCCTGATGATGTCAAAAATGTAGTAGTGCTGCTTGATAATTATCTGACTTACAGAGATTTTAGTGATACTGACCTTAATATTTACTGGGGTGCATACCTTGGAACAGAAAAAGAGATACTCGTCTCTGGAAGATTAAATGAAGTCATCAATGAAATTATAAAAACAAGGAACGAGGCAAAAAAGAAATATGGCTGGATAATGGAGACATACATTTTGAGGAGTGAGGACAATGAGGATCCCAGAAAATCATAAGATTTTTTGGTGGGGGGGGTAACAAAAAAGTGAACGGTAAACTATATGTCATAGGCATTGGCTATAGACCTTTTGATAAGAAAACAAAGGAGATTATCTTTAATGCGAGCATTATACTCGCATCAAACAGATTATTTGAGGTCTTTAAAAGATATGAGGAATATGAGGCGGTAAAAGATAAAGTGAAAGTGATTAATAATGTTGATGAGACAATTGAATTCATCAGAACAGAACTTCCGAGCATCAGGGCTATTGTCCTCCTCGCCTCTGGAGATCCAATGTTTTTTGGCATCGGTAGAAGAGTTGTCAGAAAATTCGGAAGGGATAATGTCAGTATCATCCCTGATTTATCAAGCATCCAGATTGCATTCGCACGAATAAAAGAGGCATGGGATGATGCATTCTTAATGAGCCTGCATGGAGGGCCTGACCCTGAAAAGAGAAGAAGACTGCCTTATGAAATAAAGGATATTCCGTCTCTGCTTAAAAGGCATAACAAGGTTGCAATACTTACAGATAAAGAAAATAACCCTTCAGCTATTGCAAAAGAGCTTTTAAAGTCTTCAGCCTTAAAAATATTTGTCTGTGAAAGGCTCGGCTACGATGATGAGAAGGTTATAGAAGGAACGGCTGAAGAGATTGCCAATAAGACCTTCAGAGAGCCGAATGTGGTAATAATAAAGTCAGGAGTCAGGAGTCAGGAGTCAGAAGTCAGATTTGGATTAACTGAAGATGAGATAGCTCATTCCAGGGGACTTATTACAAAGGACGAGGTTAGAGCTGTAACAATTCATAAATTAAGGCTTCCACAAAAAGGCATATTATGGGACATTGGAGCTGGCTCAGGCTCTGTATCTATAGAGGTGTCAAGATTATATCCAGAATTGAAGATATTTACCATTGAAAGAGATAAAGAACAAATTAATCATATTAGAGAAAATAAAGAGAGATTTAACTCACTAAATATAGAGGTCATTAGTGGCGAAGCACCTGATGTCCTGATAAACCTTCCATCTCCTGATAGGGTATTTATTGGAGGCAGTGGAGGAAGACTCAAAGAGATAGTAGATTTTATCTCTGATATAAATTGTGAACATGCTGTCATAAATGCTACAACTATTGAGACCTTAAATGATGCAATCCAATACCTCAAAGGTAATGGATTCGAAATAAAGGTCTCTGAAATATTCATATCAAGATCAAAAGGCATAGCAGGTAAGAATCACATGAGTGCCTTAAACCCTGTATTTATAATCACAGGAGAAAAGGGTGACACATGGGAGAAAAATATTCCCACAGCGAGATAAGTATGATAGGCAGGCTTTATGTCATAGGGGTTGGACCAGGAGACCCTGAGTTACTGACATTAAAGGGATTCAGGATACTCAGGGAGGTCTCATGTATATGTGTACCAAAAGGAAGAGAGGATGGCAGCAGCCTTGCATTGTCTATAGTGCAAAAGGTTATGAATCTTGATAACAAGGAGATTATCGAAGCCTATTTCCCCATGAGAAAGACGAAGCAGCCCCAAGTTGCAAAAGCAGACCCTTCCATCGTCACATCAGAGTTTCAGGCCTCTGAGCTTGATATGAGATGGCAGGAGACCATAGAAACTATTTGCACCAGATTGAATAAAGGCATTGATATAGCATTCATCACCATCGGAGACCCTACAATTTATAGTACCTTCTTCTATCTATACGATAAACTTCTTGAGCTCAATCCTGAACTCAGGATAGAAATAATCCCTGGTGTATCATCCATAAATGCCTCGGCAGCAAAGGCAGACATCTCCCTTGGTCTTGCTGATGAGAAGATAGCAATCCTTCCTGCAACTTATACGGATAACATAAAAGATGTCCTTGACAGGTTTGACACCATTGTTCTCATGAAGGTTCACAGGGTATTTGATAAGGTCTTGAACATCCTTGATGAAATGAATCTGACTGATAATGCAGTTTATGTCTTACGGGCAGGTATGGATGGTGAGAAGATTTTTAAAAATATAAGGGATGTTAAAGAAAGTGACCTCGATTATTTTTCACTGGTAATAATCAAGAAATGAGCAAGGTATATTTCATAGGCGCAGGACCAGGCGATCCTGAATTGATAACAATTAAAGGCAGAAAAGTCCTTGATAGTGCCGATGTTGTTATTTATGCCGGGAGCCTTGTTAATCCTGAACTGTTGAAGGGTATAAAGGCAGAGATACATGACTCCTCTAAACTCACTCTCGATGAAATCATAGATGTCATTAAAAATGCCATCAATAAAAACAAGATAGTTGCGAGATTGCATACAGGCGATACATCCTTTTACAGTGCAATATCAGAACAGATAGAACGATTAAGAAAACTAAATATTGAATACGAAGTCATTCCCGGCGTATCTTCAGCAATGGCAGGAGCAGCAATACTCGGGCAAGAACTCACTATACCTGAAATAAGTCAAACAGTTATATTTACACGACTCGAAGGGAAAACCCCTGTTCCTGAAAGTGAGAAGTTGAGTGAATTAGCAAAACACAAAGCAACAATGGTAATTTTTTTGAGTGTGGGAATGGTAGAGAAAGTAAAAGATGAGCTCTTGCAAGGATATTCAGAAAACACACCTATTGTAATTGTGGAAAAAGCTACATGGCCTGAACAGAGGATAATTAGAGGGATACTTAAAGACATTGACACTGTCGTAAAAGATTCAGGCATAAAGAAGACAGCCTTAATATATGTTGGTGAATCTTTAATGGCATCAGTAAAATCCCTCGGTAAAGAATCTAAATTGTATGACAAGGATTTCAAACATGGATATAGAGAGTAAAAAGCAGAAGACAGAAGTCAGAAGTCAGGAGTCAGGGGATAATATTTTTATCTTTTTTATAACTTTAAATGCTAAGAGGCTTGCTGAAAGTCTAAGGGGGCTTTATCATGATGCCCAGATCCTGAAATTTAAATCAGAAACTGTCTCTGAAGTATGGAACAAAGGCAGAAGTCTCATTTTCATAATGGCAACAGGCATTGTGGTAAGGACCATTGCCCCTCTTATAAAAGACAAAAAGACGGACCCGGCGGTTGTTGTCTTAGATGAGAAAGGGAAATTTGCTATAAGCCTTTTGAGCGGACATCTTGGTGGAGCAAATGAAATGGCAAGAGAGATTGCAGGGTTTCTCGGAGCCAAGGCAGTCATTACCACCTCATCGGATATAAATAACCTTCCCTCCATAGACCTCTGGGCAAAAGGAAATGGCCTGTTAATTGAGAATGAAGACCTGTTACCACGGGTTAGCACTGATTTAATAAATAATGGGAGTTTAAAGGTTTATTCAGATATTGAGATAGAATTACCAGATGAGTTTAAAAAGGTATCAAGAACTGAAGAGGCAGATATTGTCATTACTAATTCTTCAGTCTTTAGCACCTTTACCCCAAAAAATCTCAGGATTTTTTGGGGACCTCGTCTTCAGCCTTCAGCCTTAATATTGAGACCGAAAAATCTTGTCCTTGGAATTGGCTGTAATAGCGGCACGACTGCAGAAGAGATAGAAGAGGCAGTCCGTTCAGTCCTTAATGAAAACAACCTGTCATTTCTATCTATCCATTCAATTGCAACTATAGATATAAAGGCTAATGAAAAGGGTCTAAAGGAATTTTCAGAAAAATATGATTTCAAAATAAACATTTATACACCTGATGAGTTAAATGCAGTAGTCAGCCTTTATCCTTCATCATTCAGCCTTTCAGATGCAGCATTTAATGCAACAGGTGCATATGCAGTTGCTGAGCCAGCAGCACTCCTTGGAGCGCAGGGGGGACTCTGTCCCTCCCGCGTGACCCCTGATAAAACAATGGGGAACCTTCGTCCTAAACTCCTTGTGTCAAAACATAAGATCGGAAATGTGACAGTAGCAGTAGCAGAATACAGTGTTATAGATGGAGTGGAGAATGACAGATGGGGTCCCCAGAAAGTCGTAGAATTTCTGGGGAGGGTCGCATCAGAAATTAAGAGACCAAAGCTCTATATTGTCGGCACAGGGCCTGGAGGAATAGAACATATAACCCCCTATGCGCAGGATGCCATAAGAAAGTCAGATGTAATTGTTGGATATGGAACATATCTCGATCTGATAAAGGATTTAATTAAAGATAAAGAGGTTGTTTCAACTGGCATGACGCAGGAGATTGATAGGTGCAAAAAAGCAATTGAACTTGCACTATCAGGAAAGACTGTATCTGTAATAAGCGGAGGCGACCCTGGTATATATGCAATGGCAGGTCTGGTGTTTGAGGTCATTAAAGAGCGTGATGGGTTATCAGTAATCAGTAATCAGTTAAAAGATTTAAATCCATTACCCATCACCCATTACCCATCACTTTCTGTTGAGGTTATCCCTGGCATATCTGCTCTGAATGCCTGTGCTGCAAGACTCGGTGCACCACTCATGCATGACTTTGCAGTAATAAGCCTTTCAGACAGGCTCACAGATTGGGATTTAATAGAGAAAAGACTCATCGCTGCAGCAATGTCAGACTTTGTAACGGTTATATATAATCCTAAGAGCATGGGAAGGCCTGGGCATATTAATAGAGCAAGGGATATATTCCTCAGACACAGAAGCACCGAAACACCTGTAGGCATAGTAAAGGGTGCAATGAGAGAAAATGAAAAAATCATTATCACAAATCTAAGAGACATGCTTAATTATGACATTGATATGCAAACAACAGTAATCATAGGAAACTCCCAGACATTCATCTGGAACAATTACATGATTACGCCGAGGGGATATGAGAAAAAGTTCGAGAATGCAACATAGCTCGGAAGGGCAGAAGGAAAAAACTTCCGTACTTCCGCACATCCGATCTTCCGCGCTATGTGACTCCAGAGCTAAGATTGCCTTTTTATGGGATGAATCGTTTCTCTGGGGACTGATGGCATATAAGGCCTTAAAGGCAAATAACCTGTCTTTTGAGCTTATAACTTCTGAGGATATAAGAAAAGGCTGTCTTAAGGATTACAAGATGCTCTTTGTTCCTGGCGGTTGGGCATCGAATAAATTAAAAACACTTGGCAATGAAGGAATAAATGAAATAAGGAATTTTGTGAATAGAGGCGGAAATTATCTGGGTTTTTGCGGAGGGGCTGGTCTTGCAACACTTGACGGCATAGGACTTTTAAACATAAAGAGGATGCCCACAGGCCAGAGAGTGCCGAGTTTCAGTGGAAGGATTTATCTGAATATAAATGAACATCCTGTATGGAATAGCCTTGAGCCTTCAGCCTTCAGCCTTCAGCCTATTTTTCACGCATGGTGGCCATCTCAGTTTTTAATAAAAGACAAAGACATTAAAATACTTGCCACATACGGAGATGCCTTACCTGATTCATTCAGTTCAGATTTGAATGTTGGAGATGTGCAAGCCAACAGGGGCTGGTCAGAACTGGAAGATGCATATAAAATCAATCTCAATCCAGATAGATTGAAAAATGAGCCAGCCATAGTAGAAGGCAATTTTGGCAAAGGAAAGGTTATTCTATCACTAATCCACTTTGACACGCCAGACGATGAAAATGGAGCAGCAGTCTTAAAGAATTTGTGGAAATACCTTGGGGGAACAGAAATGCAAGAGAGCAGAAAAACAGAGATAAAGACTTCCGATCCCCTGAGTTTCCAAACCTCCGAGCTTGTAGCTTACATCGAGAACACCGTTGATGACCTTATATCTCTTGGCATTCGCAATTTTCTCTGGTTCTGGAGAAATCCGATGCTTTTACAGTGGCGGAGAGGAGTAAGAGGGCTTGAATACTGCACATTACATATAATAGTAAAAGAAATCGCAGAAATGCTTAAAAAACAGCATACAGAATATAGCATACAGGATATAGACTTAGACAAAATCAAAGAATTACTCATACCATTTGTAGAAAAAGCAAAACAACTTCTGATAATGGAGAGAATTGCTATGCAAAATGGATATATTACATACGAAAAATGTAATAACCCTCAAATACAGAACATGCGAATAGAGCTTTTTGGAAACTCAAAGAGTCATGGTGGATTATTCAAAAAACTCATAGATGAATTAGATAACAATTTATACATATTATTAAAAAAAACAGGAGGACATAATGACGCAAATTGAAAAGGCAGCAAATGGAGAACTCACAGCCGAGATAATAAAGGTAGCAACAGATGAAGGGCTTGAGCCTGAAATTATAAAGGCACGTGTTGCAGCAGGAAAAATCGTAATCCCTTCTAATAAAAACAGAAAGCAGAAAATCGTGGGCATAGGCAAAG from Dissulfurispira thermophila carries:
- the cobJ gene encoding precorrin-3B C(17)-methyltransferase; protein product: MDIESKKQKTEVRSQESGDNIFIFFITLNAKRLAESLRGLYHDAQILKFKSETVSEVWNKGRSLIFIMATGIVVRTIAPLIKDKKTDPAVVVLDEKGKFAISLLSGHLGGANEMAREIAGFLGAKAVITTSSDINNLPSIDLWAKGNGLLIENEDLLPRVSTDLINNGSLKVYSDIEIELPDEFKKVSRTEEADIVITNSSVFSTFTPKNLRIFWGPRLQPSALILRPKNLVLGIGCNSGTTAEEIEEAVRSVLNENNLSFLSIHSIATIDIKANEKGLKEFSEKYDFKINIYTPDELNAVVSLYPSSFSLSDAAFNATGAYAVAEPAALLGAQGGLCPSRVTPDKTMGNLRPKLLVSKHKIGNVTVAVAEYSVIDGVENDRWGPQKVVEFLGRVASEIKRPKLYIVGTGPGGIEHITPYAQDAIRKSDVIVGYGTYLDLIKDLIKDKEVVSTGMTQEIDRCKKAIELALSGKTVSVISGGDPGIYAMAGLVFEVIKERDGLSVISNQLKDLNPLPITHYPSLSVEVIPGISALNACAARLGAPLMHDFAVISLSDRLTDWDLIEKRLIAAAMSDFVTVIYNPKSMGRPGHINRARDIFLRHRSTETPVGIVKGAMRENEKIIITNLRDMLNYDIDMQTTVIIGNSQTFIWNNYMITPRGYEKKFENAT
- the cobM gene encoding precorrin-4 C(11)-methyltransferase, whose product is MSKVYFIGAGPGDPELITIKGRKVLDSADVVIYAGSLVNPELLKGIKAEIHDSSKLTLDEIIDVIKNAINKNKIVARLHTGDTSFYSAISEQIERLRKLNIEYEVIPGVSSAMAGAAILGQELTIPEISQTVIFTRLEGKTPVPESEKLSELAKHKATMVIFLSVGMVEKVKDELLQGYSENTPIVIVEKATWPEQRIIRGILKDIDTVVKDSGIKKTALIYVGESLMASVKSLGKESKLYDKDFKHGYRE
- a CDS encoding BPL-N domain-containing protein — translated: MAYKALKANNLSFELITSEDIRKGCLKDYKMLFVPGGWASNKLKTLGNEGINEIRNFVNRGGNYLGFCGGAGLATLDGIGLLNIKRMPTGQRVPSFSGRIYLNINEHPVWNSLEPSAFSLQPIFHAWWPSQFLIKDKDIKILATYGDALPDSFSSDLNVGDVQANRGWSELEDAYKINLNPDRLKNEPAIVEGNFGKGKVILSLIHFDTPDDENGAAVLKNLWKYLGGTEMQESRKTEIKTSDPLSFQTSELVAYIENTVDDLISLGIRNFLWFWRNPMLLQWRRGVRGLEYCTLHIIVKEIAEMLKKQHTEYSIQDIDLDKIKELLIPFVEKAKQLLIMERIAMQNGYITYEKCNNPQIQNMRIELFGNSKSHGGLFKKLIDELDNNLYILLKKTGGHNDAN
- the cbiE gene encoding precorrin-6y C5,15-methyltransferase (decarboxylating) subunit CbiE, coding for MNGKLYVIGIGYRPFDKKTKEIIFNASIILASNRLFEVFKRYEEYEAVKDKVKVINNVDETIEFIRTELPSIRAIVLLASGDPMFFGIGRRVVRKFGRDNVSIIPDLSSIQIAFARIKEAWDDAFLMSLHGGPDPEKRRRLPYEIKDIPSLLKRHNKVAILTDKENNPSAIAKELLKSSALKIFVCERLGYDDEKVIEGTAEEIANKTFREPNVVIIKSGVRSQESEVRFGLTEDEIAHSRGLITKDEVRAVTIHKLRLPQKGILWDIGAGSGSVSIEVSRLYPELKIFTIERDKEQINHIRENKERFNSLNIEVISGEAPDVLINLPSPDRVFIGGSGGRLKEIVDFISDINCEHAVINATTIETLNDAIQYLKGNGFEIKVSEIFISRSKGIAGKNHMSALNPVFIITGEKGDTWEKNIPTAR
- the cobI gene encoding precorrin-2 C(20)-methyltransferase → MGEKYSHSEISMIGRLYVIGVGPGDPELLTLKGFRILREVSCICVPKGREDGSSLALSIVQKVMNLDNKEIIEAYFPMRKTKQPQVAKADPSIVTSEFQASELDMRWQETIETICTRLNKGIDIAFITIGDPTIYSTFFYLYDKLLELNPELRIEIIPGVSSINASAAKADISLGLADEKIAILPATYTDNIKDVLDRFDTIVLMKVHRVFDKVLNILDEMNLTDNAVYVLRAGMDGEKIFKNIRDVKESDLDYFSLVIIKK
- the cobF gene encoding precorrin-6A synthase (deacetylating) produces the protein MKKIYLIGIGTGNPEHLTIQAINALKMVNVFFILEKESEKNEDLVKLRKEILQRYLPNEKYRVVVAKIPERKKGGRELEVYKERVSSWRRQKAEIISNLINNKMVDEETGAILIWGDPSLYDGHIEIMNYILKRDMAKFQYDVIPGITSMQVLTAKHKIPLNYIAESIQITTGRRLKESQPDDVKNVVVLLDNYLTYRDFSDTDLNIYWGAYLGTEKEILVSGRLNEVINEIIKTRNEAKKKYGWIMETYILRSEDNEDPRKS